The Falco peregrinus isolate bFalPer1 chromosome 1, bFalPer1.pri, whole genome shotgun sequence genome has a window encoding:
- the THBS1 gene encoding thrombospondin-1, translated as MGATTGFLLLLLLLGASEARRAAESRSDDNSVFDLFELIGFIRKGAGRRAPGVYLVKGPESSSPAYRIEDASRIPAVPDSKFQDLLDAIHAEKGFILLATLRQAKKSRGTLLSVEQKDGSGHVFSLVSNGKAGTLDLSLSGDGKQQLVSVEDALLATGHWKNITLFVQEDRAQLYVGCEKMENAELDIPIQNIFTRDLASSARLRIAKGGVNDNFQGLLQNVRFVFGTTLETILRNKGCSSSTSAIITLDNPINGSSPAIRTNYIGHKTKDIQAVCGFSCDELTNMFVELQGLRSMVTTLQDRVRKVTEENEIIAKVVQITPGVCIHNGILHKNKEEWTIDSCTECTCQNSATICRKVSCPLMPCSNATVPDGECCPRCWPSDYADDGWSPWSEWTSCSVTCGNGIQQRGRSCDSLNNRCEGSSVQTRTCHLQECDKRFKQDGGWSHWSPWSSCSVTCGTGIITRIRLCNSPVPQLNGKPCEGEARENKSCQKDPCPINGNWGPWSPWDACTVTCGGGLQKRSRLCNNPEPQYGGKTCVGEARGTQVCNKQDCPIDGCLSNPCFAGTTCTSSPDGSWKCGACPAGYHGDGVHCQDIDECKEVPDACFVFNGVHRCENTEPGYNCLPCPPRFTGTQPFGRSVEDAMANKQVCKPRNPCTDGTHDCNKNAKCNYLGHFSDPMYRCECKPGYAGNGIICGEDTDLDGWPNENLVCVANATYHCKKDNCPNLPNSGQEDYDKDGIGDACDNDDDDDGIPDDRDNCPFIYNPQQYDYDRDDVGDRCDNCPYNHNPDQTDTDNNGEGDACAVDIDGDGVLNERDNCQYVYNVDQRDTDLDGIGDQCDNCPLEHNPDQEDTDSDRIGDQCDNNQDIDEDGHQNNLDNCPYVPNANQADHDKDGKGDACDHDDDNDGIPDDKDNCRLVANPDQADSDGDGRGDACKDDFDQDSVPDIDDICPENVDISETDFRRFQMIPLDPKGTSQNDPNWVVRHQGKELVQTVNCDPGLAVGFDEFNAVDFSGTFFINTERDDDYAGFVFGYQSSSRFYVVMWKQITQSYWDSTPTKAQGYSGLSIKVVNSTTGPGEHLRNALWHTGNTPGQVRTLWHDPRHIGWKDFTAYRWRLSHRPKTGYIRVVMYEGKKIMADSGPIYDKTYAGGRLGLFVFSQEMVFFSDLKYECRDP; from the exons ATGGGGGCAACGACTggcttcctcctgctcctgctgctgctcggcgCCTCGGAGGCCAGGCGTGCCGCAG AGTCCAGGAGTGATGATAATAGTGTCTTTGATCTCTTTGAACTCATCGGCTTCATTCGGAAGGGAGCTGGGCGTCGGGCACCCGGGGTGTACCTGGTGAAGGGACCAGAATCCTCCAGCCCTGCTTACCGCATTGAAGATGCCAGTCGCATTCCTGCTGTCCCTGACTCCAAGTTCCAAGACTTATTAGATGCCATCCATGCTGAGAAGGGCTTCATCCTCCTGGCTACTCTCCGGCAAGCCAAGAAAAGTAGAGGCACGCTGCTGTCTGTGGAACAGAAAGATGGCTCTGGTCATGTCTTCAGCCTAGTATCAAATGGCAAGGCAGGCACCCTGGACCTGAGCCTTTCTGGTGATGGCAAGCAGCAGTTAGTGTCAGTAGAGGATGCCTTGCTAGCTACAGGACACTGGAAGAATATCACCCTGTTTGTGCAGGAAGACCGAGCTCAGCTCTACGTGGGATGTGAGAAAATGGAGAATGCTGAACTGGATATCCCCATCCAGAACATCTTCACTAGGGACCTGGCCAGCAGTGCCAGGCTCCGCATTGCCAAAGGGGGAGTCAATGACAACTTTCAG GGACTGCTGCAGAATGTGCGGTTTGTGTTCGGAACAACTCTGGAAACTATCCTGAGAAACAAAGGCTGCTCCAGCT CCACTAGTGCAATCATTACTTTGGACAACCCCATCAACGGTTCCAGCCCAGCTATCCGCACTAACTACATTGGCCACAAAACAAAGGACATCCAAGCAGTCTGTGGCTTTTCCTGTGATGAACTAACAAATATGTTTGTGGAACTGCAAGGGCTCCGGTCCATGGTAACAACGCTTCAAGACAGAGTTCGAAAAGTG actgaagaaaatgaaatcattgCCAAAGTGGTCCAGATCACTCCTGGAGTGTGCATTCATAATGGAATCttgcacaaaaataaagaagagtGGACTATTGACAGCTGCACGGAATGTACCTGTCAG AACTCTGCCACTATATGCCGGAAAGTGTCCTGTCCTCTCATGCCTTGTTCCAATGCCACTGTGCCTGATGGAGAGTGCTGCCCCCGATGCTGGC CTAGCGATTATGCAGATGATGGATGGTCTCCTTGGTCTGAATGGACTTCATGTTCTGTGACCTGTGGAAATGGGATTCAGCAGAGAGGACGATCCTGTGACAGCCTCAATAACCGCTGTGAAGGGTCTTCTGTACAGACTCGGACTTGCCACCTTCAGGAATGCGATAAGAGAT TTAAACAGGATGGTGGCTGGAGTCACTGGTCACCATGGTCATCATGTTCTGTCACTTGTGGCACGGGCATCATCACTAGAATTCGTCTCTGCAACTCTCCAGTACCACAGCTGAATGGCAAACCTTGTGAGGGTGaggcaagagaaaacaaatcctGCCAGAAAGATCCTTGCCCAA TTAATGGCAACTGGGGACCGTGGTCTCCATGGGATGCTTGCACAGTGACATGTGGAGGAGGACTTCAAAAACGTAGCCGTCTCTGCAATAATCCTGAGCCTCAGTATGGTGGCAAGACTTGTGTAGGTGAAGCTAGAGGGACTCAGGTCTGCAACAAACAGGACTGTCCAATTG ATGGGTGTCTGTCTAATCCCTGCTTTGCGGGCACAACATGTACCAGCTCCCCTGATGGTTCCTGGAAGTGTGGCGCTTGTCCTGCTGGCTACCATGGTGATGGTGTCCACTGCCAAGATATTGATGAG TGTAAAGAGGTTCCTGATGCCTGCTTTGTCTTCAATGGAGTCCATAGGTGTGAGAATACTGAACCTGGGTACAACTGTCTGCCTTGTCCACCACGTTTCACTGGGACTCAGCCATTTGGTCGCAGTGTTGAGGATGCTATGGCTAATAAACAG GTCTGCAAACCACGTAATCCATGCACAGATGGAACACATGACTGCAACAAGAATGCCAAATGTAATTACCTTGGCCACTTCAGTGACCCCATGTATCGCTGTGAATGTAAACCAGGCTATGCTGGCAATGGCATAATCTGTGGAGAAGACACTGACTTGGATGGATGGCCAAATGAGAACCTTGTTTGTGTTGCTAATGCTACTTACCACTGTAAAAAA GATAACTGTCCTAATCTGCCCAACTCTGGGCAGGAAGACTATGATAAGGATGGGATTGGTGATGCCTGTGACAACGATGATGACGATGATGGCATTCCTGATGATCGG GACAACTGTCCATTCATCTACAACCCACAACAGTATGATTATGACAGGGATGATGTTGGTGACCGCTGTGATAACTGCCCTTACAATCACAACCCTGATCAAACTGACACTGATAACAATGGAGAAGGAGATGCTTGTGCAGTGGATATTGATGGAGATG GGGTCCTTAATGAAAGGGACAACTGCCAATATGTCTACAATGTAGACCAGAGGGATACAGACTTAGATGGCATTGGAGATCAGTGTGATAACTGTCCACTGGAACACAACCCTGACCAG GAAGACACTGATTCTGACCGCATAGGTGATCAGTGTGACAACAACCAGGACATAGATGAAGATGGCCATCAAAATAATCTTGATAACTGCCCCTATGTGCCCAATGCCAACCAAGCTGACCATGACAAGGATGGAAAAGGTGACGCCTGTGACCATGATGATGACAACGATGGTATCCCTGATGACAAAGATAACTGCAGATTGGTTGCCAACCCAGATCAAGCTGATTCTGATG GTGATGGACGTGGAGATGCTTGCAAAGATGACTTTGACCAGGACAGCGTGCCAGACATTGATGATATCTGCCCTGAAAATGTGGACATTAGTGAGACTGATTTCCGAAGATTTCAGATGATTCCCTTGGATCCCAAAGGAACATCCCAAAACGATCCAAACTGGGTTGTTCGTCACCAGGGTAAAGAACTGGTTCAGACAGTCAACTGTGACCCTGGCCTTGCAGTCG GTTTTGATGAATTCAATGCTGTGGACTTCAGTGGCACCTTCTTCATCAATACAGAAAGGGATGACGACTATGCTGGCTTTGTATTTGGCTACCAATCTAGCAGTCGTTTCTATGTTGTCATGTGGAAGCAGATCACCCAATCTTACTGGGACTCCACACCAACCAAAGCTCAAGGTTACTCGGGTCTCTCCATCAAAGTTGTGAATTCCACCACCGGTCCAGGAGAACACCTTCGTAATGCTCTGTGGCACACAGGAAACACACCTGGCCAG GTGAGAACCTTGTGGCATGACCCTCGTCACATAGGCTGGAAAGACTTCACTGCATACAGATGGCGTCTTAGCCATAGACCAAAGACTGGTTACATCAG GGTTGTAATGtatgaagggaagaaaatcatGGCAGACTCGGGACCAATCTATGATAAAACCTATGCTGGCGGTCGGCTAGGATTATTTGTCTTCTCCCAAGAAATGGTGTTTTTCTCAGATCTTAAATATGAATGCAGAG atcCATAA